One Halorientalis litorea DNA segment encodes these proteins:
- a CDS encoding SRPBCC family protein, whose translation MGLRTALADATVAVERTPDGRRVCVSRRVDAPRATCWDLLTDTNRWPDWGPSVRGVECDSRYIDAGTTGRVRTVGDVWLPFEVTGCRDYRWTWRVARIPATGHRVDAVGDGEQACRPVFEIPPLAGGYAVVCANALQELALLADDTLTGGE comes from the coding sequence ATGGGACTTCGGACGGCACTCGCCGACGCGACAGTCGCAGTCGAACGGACGCCCGACGGCCGCCGCGTCTGCGTGTCGCGGCGCGTCGACGCGCCCCGAGCGACGTGTTGGGACCTGCTTACCGACACGAACCGATGGCCCGACTGGGGGCCGTCGGTCCGTGGCGTCGAGTGTGACAGCCGGTACATCGACGCGGGCACGACGGGGCGAGTCAGGACTGTCGGCGACGTGTGGCTCCCGTTCGAGGTGACGGGGTGTCGGGACTACCGCTGGACGTGGCGCGTCGCTCGGATTCCAGCGACCGGGCATCGCGTCGACGCCGTGGGGGACGGCGAGCAGGCGTGTCGCCCCGTCTTCGAGATACCGCCGCTCGCCGGTGGCTACGCGGTGGTGTGTGCGAACGCACTGCAGGAACTAGCCCTGCTCGCCGACGACACGCTCACGGGGGGCGAGTAG
- a CDS encoding sodium-dependent transporter, whose translation MTERETWATRAGFLVAAIGSAVGLGNLWQFPFKTAGNGGAAFVAFYLIAVLLIGFPAMLAEFVMGRRTHRNAVDAFTELGHRQWRVLGALAVVTGFWILSYYNVVGGWVLRYIVGSAQGAYFGAPAEYFGAVSAGPEAIAAQLVFLVIVVGIVALGIEDGIEKATKVMVPSIVVLMLLLAAWALTLSGAGEGYAYFLTPSLDAMVDNAGTAIPFAVGQAFFTLSLGMAIMITYSSYIGEDDNLLVDGGTVVVVNTLIGILAGLVVFPILFANGIDPALDGGASALFIAVASGFAGLPLGEVIGVVFFGVVALAALSSAISLMEVTVAWANDNFGIPRPQLAVGIGVGLFVLGLPSAWDVSLLTWFDNIAYSLLLPLSVLLLVLFVGWVLADDAVAELRKGAGGLESLGPVWLWGLRLVVPLLVLATLGLGVYELFLAPEPTFFAPF comes from the coding sequence ATGACAGAACGAGAGACATGGGCAACTCGTGCTGGATTCTTGGTGGCAGCCATCGGTAGTGCAGTGGGACTGGGGAACCTCTGGCAGTTCCCGTTCAAGACAGCGGGCAACGGCGGGGCGGCGTTCGTCGCCTTCTACCTGATAGCCGTCCTGTTGATAGGGTTCCCGGCGATGCTCGCGGAGTTCGTCATGGGGCGACGGACACACCGAAACGCCGTCGACGCGTTCACCGAACTCGGGCACCGCCAGTGGCGTGTCCTCGGGGCGTTGGCGGTGGTGACCGGGTTCTGGATCCTCTCGTACTACAACGTCGTCGGTGGCTGGGTGTTGCGCTACATCGTCGGCAGTGCGCAAGGGGCATACTTCGGCGCGCCGGCGGAGTACTTCGGTGCCGTCTCGGCCGGACCGGAGGCCATCGCCGCCCAACTGGTCTTCCTCGTCATCGTCGTCGGCATCGTGGCGCTGGGCATCGAGGACGGTATCGAGAAGGCCACGAAGGTGATGGTACCGAGCATCGTCGTCCTGATGCTCCTCCTCGCGGCGTGGGCACTGACGCTCTCCGGTGCCGGTGAGGGGTACGCCTACTTCCTCACGCCCAGCCTCGACGCGATGGTCGACAACGCTGGCACCGCCATCCCCTTCGCCGTCGGGCAGGCGTTCTTCACTCTCTCGCTGGGGATGGCCATCATGATAACGTACTCGTCGTACATCGGTGAGGACGACAACCTACTGGTCGACGGCGGCACCGTCGTCGTCGTCAATACGCTCATCGGCATCCTCGCAGGCCTGGTCGTCTTCCCGATTCTGTTCGCCAACGGTATCGACCCCGCGCTGGACGGCGGCGCGTCGGCACTGTTCATCGCCGTCGCCTCCGGGTTCGCCGGGTTGCCGCTGGGCGAAGTCATCGGCGTCGTCTTCTTCGGCGTCGTGGCACTGGCGGCACTCTCCTCCGCGATTAGCCTGATGGAAGTGACGGTGGCGTGGGCCAACGACAACTTCGGCATCCCGCGGCCCCAGCTGGCGGTCGGTATCGGCGTCGGCCTGTTCGTCTTGGGACTGCCCTCGGCGTGGGACGTGTCACTGTTGACGTGGTTCGACAACATCGCCTACAGCCTGCTGTTGCCGCTGTCGGTGCTGTTGCTCGTGCTGTTCGTCGGATGGGTCCTCGCGGACGACGCAGTCGCGGAACTCCGCAAGGGGGCCGGGGGCTTGGAGTCGCTCGGGCCGGTGTGGCTGTGGGGACTCCGCTTGGTCGTGCCACTGTTGGTCTTGGCGACGCTGGGGCTGGGCGTCTACGAACTGTTCTTAGCACCGGAGCCGACGTTCTTCGCGCCGTTCTAA
- the acs gene encoding acetate--CoA ligase has protein sequence MPSEDPAARSASASVGAAVAPPPAFAEQANVTAASLREEFAENWPACWERAADLLDWRDDYEAVLGGDGPPFRWFEGGSLNASYNCIDRHVEAGRKNQVALRWAGRLGESRAYTYLDLHREVNEFAAALRALGVEEGDIVTLYMPMIPELPVAMLACARIGAPHSVVFAGFSADALATRMESADSEYLVTCDGYYRRGTPVHQKSKADNARVELDHSVEATVVVDRLGDQPPLDDDEYDYERLVRQHHSATVDPVPRDAGDMLFLIHTSGTTGEPTGVRHTTGGYLAQTAWTARSVLDIKPEDTYWCSADIGWITGHSYIVYGPLALGATTMLYEGAPDYPEKDRVWELIERNAVDVFYTAPTAIRAFMKWGAEYPESHDLSSLRLLGTVGEPINPRAWKWYHEHIGNGECPVVDTWWQTETGAMMVTTLPGVDDMKPGSAGRPLPGISVEVVDEDGAPTDPGEAGYLTVDKPWPAMPLSMVEDTGWFADHEQGRPPLDRFDWAYFTEDAAAVDEDGYITLLGRVDDVINVSGHRFGTMEIESAITAVEGVAEAAVVGAPHDLKGEAIYAYVTPVNADDEATLRERIVAGVEDAIGPIAVPAGIVFTPDLPKTRSGKIMRRLLGAVARDDDLGDISALRNPEVIGELDPIPERED, from the coding sequence ATGCCCTCTGAGGACCCGGCGGCGCGGTCTGCGAGCGCGTCCGTCGGCGCGGCCGTCGCCCCACCACCGGCGTTCGCCGAACAAGCCAACGTCACCGCGGCGTCGCTCCGCGAGGAGTTCGCGGAGAACTGGCCGGCCTGCTGGGAGCGGGCCGCCGACCTGCTCGACTGGCGAGACGACTACGAGGCGGTCCTCGGCGGCGACGGCCCGCCTTTCCGCTGGTTCGAGGGCGGGTCGCTGAACGCGTCGTACAACTGCATCGACCGACATGTCGAGGCCGGGCGGAAGAACCAAGTCGCCCTGCGGTGGGCGGGCCGCCTCGGCGAGAGTCGTGCGTACACGTACTTGGACCTCCACCGGGAGGTCAACGAGTTCGCCGCCGCCCTCCGCGCGCTCGGCGTCGAGGAGGGCGACATCGTCACGCTGTACATGCCGATGATACCGGAGTTGCCGGTGGCGATGCTGGCGTGTGCCCGCATCGGCGCGCCTCACTCGGTGGTGTTCGCCGGCTTCTCCGCGGACGCGCTGGCCACCCGCATGGAGAGTGCCGACTCGGAGTACCTCGTCACCTGTGACGGCTACTACCGCCGCGGGACGCCGGTTCACCAGAAGAGCAAGGCCGACAACGCCCGCGTCGAACTCGACCACAGCGTCGAGGCGACGGTGGTGGTCGACCGACTCGGTGACCAGCCACCGCTCGACGACGACGAGTACGACTACGAACGCCTCGTCAGACAGCACCACAGCGCGACGGTCGACCCCGTGCCCCGAGACGCCGGGGACATGCTCTTTCTCATCCACACCTCCGGGACGACCGGCGAGCCGACCGGGGTGCGTCACACGACCGGCGGGTACCTCGCACAGACCGCGTGGACGGCCCGGTCGGTCCTCGACATCAAGCCCGAGGACACGTACTGGTGTTCGGCGGATATCGGCTGGATTACCGGCCACTCCTACATCGTCTACGGCCCCCTCGCGTTGGGGGCGACGACGATGCTCTACGAGGGCGCGCCCGACTACCCCGAGAAAGACCGCGTGTGGGAACTCATCGAGCGGAACGCGGTCGACGTGTTCTACACGGCACCGACGGCGATTCGGGCGTTCATGAAGTGGGGCGCGGAGTACCCGGAGAGCCACGACCTCTCCAGCCTGCGCCTCCTCGGCACTGTCGGCGAGCCAATCAACCCCCGCGCGTGGAAGTGGTATCACGAACACATCGGGAACGGCGAGTGCCCCGTCGTCGATACGTGGTGGCAGACCGAGACGGGCGCGATGATGGTGACGACGCTCCCCGGCGTCGACGACATGAAACCCGGGTCGGCCGGACGCCCGCTCCCGGGCATTAGCGTCGAAGTGGTCGACGAGGACGGCGCGCCGACCGACCCCGGCGAGGCGGGCTACCTGACCGTCGACAAGCCCTGGCCCGCGATGCCGCTGTCGATGGTCGAGGACACGGGTTGGTTCGCGGACCACGAGCAGGGCCGCCCCCCGCTCGACCGGTTCGACTGGGCGTACTTCACCGAGGACGCCGCTGCCGTGGACGAGGACGGCTACATCACGCTGTTGGGCCGCGTCGACGATGTCATCAACGTCTCGGGGCACCGGTTCGGGACGATGGAGATAGAGAGTGCCATCACCGCCGTCGAGGGCGTGGCAGAGGCCGCCGTCGTCGGCGCGCCACACGACCTGAAGGGTGAGGCCATCTACGCGTACGTCACGCCGGTGAACGCCGACGACGAGGCGACGCTCCGCGAGCGTATCGTCGCGGGCGTCGAGGACGCCATCGGCCCCATCGCCGTCCCCGCCGGTATCGTGTTCACGCCTGACCTCCCGAAGACGCGCTCGGGGAAGATAATGCGCCGCCTGCTCGGAGCCGTCGCCCGCGACGACGACCTCGGCGACATCAGCGCGCTGCGGAACCCGGAAGTCATCGGCGAACTCGACCCGATTCCGGAGCGCGAGGACTGA
- a CDS encoding sodium-dependent transporter encodes MTRASWRTRIGFILAAVGSAVGIGNVWRFPWFTADNGGAAFLLLYLVFVVLVGVPGLLGEFVIGRRGRSDPVGAFSALGGRNWRAMGGVALLASVVILSFYSVVGGWILRYLLGSVTGAYFAAPQQFFAAIDYGLGSVVAHVVFLLVTAGIVYAGVDRGIEVATKIMVPGIVLLLVGLAAWASTLPDVAGGYSFYLSLDWGYLQANFVDVAAAAAGQALFTLSVGAGVMLTYASYLGEDRSLAADGTIIAVLNTTVGLLAGLVIFPVLFSLGVPPGEGGPGALFISLAGAFAELPYSRLVGVAFFGVVALAALSSAISLFEVPVAYLVDEHGIARSRATAGVGGLFLVTGSLAALSPSLFTLLADTVANVALTVGLLGYLLFAGWVLGRDALAEYESGAGRVARALGRPWLYAIAVVLPMFLTFTLLSSVSGVLGVSVPARWLLVAAVLCVVAAIAVLRRPTSAF; translated from the coding sequence ATGACGAGAGCATCTTGGCGCACGCGAATCGGGTTCATCCTCGCCGCCGTGGGGAGTGCCGTCGGCATCGGGAACGTCTGGCGGTTCCCGTGGTTCACCGCGGACAACGGCGGTGCCGCCTTTCTACTGCTGTATCTCGTCTTCGTCGTGCTGGTCGGCGTGCCCGGTCTGTTGGGCGAGTTCGTCATCGGTCGCCGCGGTCGGAGCGACCCCGTCGGCGCGTTCTCGGCCCTCGGCGGCCGCAACTGGCGGGCGATGGGCGGCGTCGCGTTGCTCGCCTCGGTCGTCATCCTCTCGTTCTACTCGGTCGTCGGCGGCTGGATTCTCCGCTACCTGCTCGGGAGCGTCACGGGCGCGTACTTCGCGGCCCCGCAGCAGTTCTTCGCGGCCATCGACTACGGCCTCGGGTCGGTCGTCGCCCACGTCGTCTTTCTGCTCGTGACGGCGGGCATCGTCTACGCCGGCGTCGACCGCGGCATCGAGGTGGCGACGAAGATTATGGTTCCCGGCATCGTCCTCTTGCTCGTCGGGCTGGCCGCGTGGGCGAGTACGCTCCCCGACGTGGCCGGTGGCTACAGCTTCTACCTCTCGCTGGACTGGGGCTACCTCCAAGCGAACTTCGTCGACGTGGCCGCGGCCGCCGCCGGGCAAGCCCTCTTCACCCTCTCCGTCGGTGCGGGTGTGATGTTGACCTACGCTTCCTACCTCGGCGAAGACCGCTCGCTCGCCGCCGACGGGACGATAATCGCCGTCCTCAACACCACCGTGGGACTGCTGGCCGGGTTGGTCATCTTCCCGGTCCTGTTCTCGCTCGGCGTCCCGCCCGGCGAGGGCGGCCCCGGCGCGCTGTTCATCAGCCTCGCCGGGGCCTTCGCGGAGTTGCCCTACAGCAGGCTCGTCGGCGTCGCCTTCTTCGGCGTCGTCGCGCTGGCGGCGCTCTCCTCGGCCATCTCGCTGTTCGAGGTGCCCGTCGCCTACCTCGTCGACGAACACGGCATCGCTCGCTCGCGGGCGACCGCTGGCGTCGGCGGCCTGTTTCTGGTCACCGGAAGCCTCGCCGCGCTCTCCCCCTCGCTGTTTACGCTGCTGGCCGATACTGTCGCGAACGTGGCCCTGACCGTCGGACTGCTCGGGTATCTCCTGTTCGCCGGGTGGGTCCTCGGGCGTGACGCGCTGGCGGAGTACGAGTCGGGAGCCGGGCGGGTAGCGCGCGCGCTCGGTCGGCCGTGGCTGTACGCCATCGCGGTCGTGCTCCCGATGTTCTTGACCTTCACGCTGCTTTCCAGTGTCTCGGGCGTGCTCGGCGTGTCGGTCCCCGCACGGTGGCTGCTCGTCGCCGCCGTCCTCTGTGTCGTCGCGGCCATCGCCGTCCTCCGGCGACCCACGTCGGCGTTCTGA
- the sucD gene encoding succinate--CoA ligase subunit alpha, with product MSVLVDENTRVVVQGITGGEGKFHTEQMMEYGTNVVAGAVPGRGGQEVAGVPVYDTVDRAARAEDANAAVVFVPPAFAGDALFEALDAPLDLVVAITEGIPTQDMSKVYRKLRETDTHLVGPNCPGVITPGVAKLGILPGNIFSDGNVGLVSRSGTLTYQVVDNLTERGLGQTTAIGIGGDPIIGTDFVDALEMFEDDEETHAVVMCGEIGGEDEEEAARFIGGNMDTPVVGFIAGRTAPPGKRMGHAGAIVSGSGTGTAESKISALENAGVPVGDTPEEVAGHVEDLL from the coding sequence ATGAGCGTTCTAGTAGACGAGAACACCCGCGTCGTCGTGCAGGGCATCACCGGCGGCGAGGGGAAGTTCCACACCGAACAGATGATGGAGTACGGCACGAACGTCGTGGCCGGTGCGGTTCCCGGCCGCGGCGGGCAGGAAGTCGCGGGCGTCCCCGTCTACGACACGGTGGACCGCGCGGCCCGCGCCGAGGACGCGAACGCCGCCGTCGTGTTCGTCCCGCCGGCGTTCGCCGGTGACGCGCTGTTCGAGGCACTCGACGCGCCCCTCGATTTGGTCGTCGCCATCACCGAAGGCATCCCGACCCAGGACATGAGCAAGGTGTACCGCAAACTGCGGGAGACGGACACCCACCTCGTCGGGCCGAACTGTCCCGGCGTCATCACGCCCGGCGTCGCCAAACTCGGCATCCTGCCGGGGAACATCTTCAGCGACGGCAACGTCGGCCTCGTCTCGCGGTCCGGGACACTTACCTACCAAGTCGTCGACAACCTCACCGAGCGCGGACTGGGCCAGACCACTGCCATCGGCATCGGTGGCGACCCCATCATCGGGACGGACTTCGTCGACGCACTGGAGATGTTCGAGGACGACGAGGAGACGCACGCCGTCGTGATGTGTGGCGAAATCGGCGGCGAGGACGAGGAAGAAGCCGCCCGGTTCATCGGCGGCAACATGGACACCCCCGTCGTCGGCTTCATCGCCGGGCGGACGGCCCCGCCGGGCAAACGGATGGGCCACGCCGGTGCTATCGTCTCCGGGTCCGGCACCGGGACTGCCGAGTCGAAAATCTCCGCGCTGGAGAACGCGGGCGTCCCCGTCGGCGACACGCCCGAGGAAGTCGCGGGCCACGTCGAGGACCTGTTGTAA
- the sucC gene encoding ADP-forming succinate--CoA ligase subunit beta yields the protein MKLHEYQAKEAFADAGIPTPASRLAGTVDEAVAAAEDIGYPVAIKAQVQVGGRGKAGGIELADDEGEARDAAESILGMDLKGYHVDRVLVEEAVDFVNELYVGVTMDRGEGRPVAMVSTRGGVNIEEVAAEDPDAIAREHIDPAFGMHPYQARKAVYDAGVDREVAGDVASVLTTLYDLWAAKDGSDAEINPLMVTADGDVIAADAVMNIDDDALFRHPDLAEMQDEAAEDDLEAKANEYGFDYVRLDGNVGIIGNGAGLVMTTLDLVDHYGGSPANFLDIGGGAKAERVTNALDMVFSDENVDAVVFNIFGGITRGDEVARGINEALEAFDEIPKRVVVRLAGTNAEEGMEILNTDLVTVEATLEAAVQRAVEYAEEDSQ from the coding sequence ATGAAACTACACGAGTATCAGGCCAAAGAGGCCTTCGCGGACGCAGGGATTCCGACGCCCGCGTCCCGTCTCGCTGGCACCGTCGACGAGGCGGTGGCCGCGGCCGAAGACATCGGGTACCCGGTCGCTATCAAGGCACAGGTACAGGTCGGTGGCCGCGGGAAGGCTGGCGGTATCGAACTCGCCGACGACGAAGGCGAGGCCCGCGATGCCGCCGAGTCCATCCTCGGGATGGACCTGAAGGGGTATCACGTCGACCGCGTGCTGGTCGAGGAGGCAGTCGACTTCGTGAACGAACTGTACGTCGGCGTCACGATGGACCGCGGCGAGGGTCGCCCCGTAGCGATGGTTTCCACCCGCGGCGGCGTGAACATCGAGGAAGTCGCCGCCGAGGACCCCGACGCAATCGCCCGGGAACACATCGACCCTGCCTTCGGAATGCACCCGTATCAGGCCCGGAAGGCCGTCTACGACGCGGGCGTCGACCGCGAGGTCGCGGGCGACGTGGCCTCCGTGCTGACCACGCTCTACGACCTCTGGGCGGCGAAGGACGGCTCCGACGCCGAGATAAACCCGCTGATGGTCACGGCCGACGGCGACGTCATCGCGGCCGACGCGGTCATGAACATCGACGACGACGCCCTGTTCCGGCACCCGGACCTCGCGGAGATGCAGGACGAGGCGGCCGAGGACGACCTCGAAGCCAAGGCCAACGAGTACGGCTTCGACTACGTTCGCCTCGACGGCAACGTCGGCATCATCGGCAACGGTGCCGGACTCGTGATGACGACGCTCGACCTCGTGGACCACTACGGCGGCAGTCCCGCCAACTTCCTCGACATCGGCGGCGGCGCGAAGGCCGAGCGCGTGACGAACGCGCTCGATATGGTGTTCTCGGACGAGAACGTCGACGCCGTCGTGTTCAACATCTTCGGCGGTATCACCCGCGGCGACGAGGTGGCTCGCGGTATCAACGAGGCACTCGAAGCGTTCGACGAGATTCCCAAGCGCGTAGTCGTCCGCCTCGCGGGCACCAACGCCGAGGAAGGGATGGAGATTCTGAACACCGACCTCGTGACCGTCGAGGCGACGCTGGAGGCCGCCGTCCAGCGAGCGGTGGAGTACGCGGAGGAGGATTCACAATGA
- a CDS encoding transcriptional regulator → MAHTCRNCKRTFATELELELHRDTCSDGQLFCDKCGERFAERSGTTDGWYYRCPTDGCDGQGIGEDIYQVEKARVAKQ, encoded by the coding sequence ATGGCTCACACCTGCAGGAACTGCAAACGGACGTTCGCCACCGAACTCGAACTGGAGCTCCACCGGGACACGTGTTCGGACGGACAACTCTTCTGTGACAAGTGTGGCGAGCGGTTCGCGGAGCGGTCCGGGACGACCGACGGCTGGTACTATCGATGCCCGACAGACGGCTGTGATGGACAGGGAATCGGCGAGGACATTTATCAGGTAGAGAAGGCACGCGTAGCCAAGCAGTAA
- a CDS encoding NADPH:quinone reductase, giving the protein MRAVRFHDHGGTDVLQVDDIDRPTPGPEDVLVAVEAAAVNPVDTYFRDGAYPPGDLPWTTGSDVAGTVAAVGSDVESVTEGDRVFATGLGNDRQGTCAEYVTVPTDSLAVLPDGVSFETGAATALVGVTAWQSLVARGGLEPGERVLVHGGSGGVGHVAVQLAAASGARVTTTAAPTYHDRLRELGADDVFDYARSDLGAAVTDAGRPDVILDHRLDEYLAFDADVAAFGACIAAIGNEAQSATFESVPRCRGKALAVHHVSMFNTPDVGGVLARLASLAADGDVAAEVARTYDLSDVAEAHRAVLEDSYFGKLVVTP; this is encoded by the coding sequence ATGCGTGCCGTTCGCTTCCACGACCACGGCGGGACAGACGTGTTGCAGGTAGACGACATCGACCGACCGACCCCCGGTCCCGAGGACGTACTCGTGGCTGTCGAAGCCGCGGCCGTCAACCCGGTCGACACCTACTTTCGAGACGGCGCGTATCCGCCCGGTGACCTCCCGTGGACGACCGGTTCCGACGTGGCTGGCACGGTTGCGGCCGTCGGCTCCGACGTCGAGTCCGTCACAGAAGGAGACCGCGTATTCGCCACCGGACTCGGCAACGACCGACAGGGCACCTGCGCGGAGTACGTCACCGTCCCGACGGACTCCCTCGCGGTGTTGCCCGACGGCGTCTCCTTCGAGACGGGGGCCGCGACGGCACTGGTCGGCGTCACCGCGTGGCAGTCACTCGTCGCGCGCGGCGGCCTCGAACCCGGCGAGCGCGTACTGGTCCACGGCGGGTCCGGCGGCGTCGGTCACGTCGCGGTCCAACTGGCCGCGGCGTCTGGTGCCCGGGTCACGACCACCGCCGCACCGACCTACCACGACCGACTCCGCGAGTTGGGGGCCGACGACGTGTTCGACTACGCGCGCTCCGACCTCGGGGCGGCAGTCACCGATGCGGGCCGACCCGACGTGATTCTGGACCACCGCCTCGACGAGTACCTCGCGTTCGATGCCGACGTGGCCGCGTTCGGTGCCTGCATCGCCGCCATCGGCAACGAAGCCCAGTCGGCCACGTTCGAGAGCGTCCCGCGCTGTCGCGGGAAAGCCCTCGCGGTCCACCACGTCAGCATGTTCAACACGCCGGACGTGGGGGGCGTCCTCGCCCGTCTCGCCTCGCTCGCGGCCGACGGTGACGTGGCCGCCGAGGTGGCCCGCACTTACGACCTCTCGGACGTCGCCGAGGCCCACCGCGCCGTCCTCGAAGACAGCTACTTCGGCAAACTCGTCGTGACGCCCTGA
- a CDS encoding glycerophosphodiester phosphodiesterase, with amino-acid sequence MRCIAHRGFAETYPENTVAAVRAATERVNAVEVDVRRCGSGELVLAHDEAVDRVTDATGRVEEFTSDELASLDVLGSGEGIPTLSAALDAVESGVELNVELKEAGLAADALASADDAGVEVLVSSFGPSVLREARDAGAERVAYVSAEDDETGILNVARTEDCTAVHPHWQLCVDDFVERAHDTGLNVNAWTVPSVHDARALEYVGVDGVIVDRPEVCPE; translated from the coding sequence GTGCGCTGTATCGCCCACCGCGGTTTCGCCGAGACGTACCCCGAAAACACCGTCGCCGCGGTCCGCGCCGCAACGGAACGGGTGAACGCCGTCGAAGTGGACGTTCGTCGCTGTGGCTCCGGCGAACTTGTCCTCGCCCACGACGAGGCCGTCGACCGCGTGACGGACGCCACCGGCCGGGTCGAGGAGTTCACCAGCGACGAACTCGCTTCGCTCGACGTTCTCGGGTCCGGCGAGGGTATCCCGACGCTCTCGGCGGCCCTCGACGCTGTCGAGTCGGGCGTCGAACTCAACGTCGAACTGAAAGAGGCGGGGCTCGCGGCCGACGCGCTCGCGTCGGCCGACGACGCGGGCGTCGAGGTACTCGTCTCCTCGTTCGGGCCGTCGGTCCTCCGGGAAGCGCGCGACGCTGGCGCGGAGCGGGTCGCGTACGTCTCGGCTGAAGACGACGAAACCGGGATTTTGAACGTCGCACGCACCGAGGACTGCACCGCTGTCCACCCACACTGGCAGCTCTGCGTCGACGATTTCGTCGAGCGCGCCCACGACACCGGCCTCAACGTCAACGCGTGGACGGTCCCGTCGGTTCACGACGCGAGGGCACTCGAATACGTCGGGGTGGACGGCGTCATCGTCGACCGGCCGGAAGTCTGCCCGGAGTGA
- a CDS encoding transcription initiation factor IIB: protein MVRPSRQRQHERETADENETEDETEEVRNCPECQSDNLVSSADGGEIVCDDCGLVIEEENIDRGPEWRAFNHNERQNKSRVGAPTTQTMHDKGLTTQIDWKDKDAYGQSLSSEKRSQMHRLRKWQERIRTKDAGERNLQFALSEIDRMASALGVPRSVREVASVIYRRALNEDLIRGRSIEGVATSCLYAACRQEGIPRSLEEVSDVSRVEQKEIGRTYRYVAQELSLKMEPVDPKQYVPRFASDLELSEEVQSKANEIIDETAEKGLLSGKSPTGYAAAAIYAASLLCNEKKTQREVADVAQVTEVTIRNRYQEQIEAIGVR, encoded by the coding sequence ATGGTTCGTCCGAGTCGCCAACGGCAACACGAGCGCGAGACAGCGGATGAAAACGAAACTGAGGACGAAACGGAGGAGGTGCGGAACTGTCCAGAGTGCCAGTCGGACAATCTGGTATCGAGCGCGGACGGCGGCGAAATCGTCTGTGACGACTGCGGGTTGGTAATCGAGGAGGAGAACATCGACCGCGGGCCGGAGTGGCGCGCGTTCAATCACAACGAACGGCAGAACAAGTCCCGGGTGGGCGCGCCCACCACCCAGACGATGCACGACAAGGGGCTGACTACCCAAATCGACTGGAAGGACAAAGACGCCTACGGGCAGTCGCTGTCCTCGGAGAAGCGAAGTCAGATGCACCGACTGCGCAAGTGGCAGGAGCGTATCCGCACGAAAGACGCCGGCGAGCGCAACCTCCAGTTCGCGCTCAGCGAAATCGACCGCATGGCCTCCGCGCTGGGCGTCCCGCGCTCCGTCCGTGAAGTCGCGTCGGTCATCTACCGCCGCGCGCTGAACGAGGACCTCATCCGTGGCCGCTCCATCGAGGGCGTCGCCACTTCCTGTCTCTACGCCGCCTGCCGACAGGAGGGGATTCCGCGCAGTCTGGAGGAGGTTTCCGACGTGTCCCGGGTCGAGCAGAAGGAAATCGGACGGACCTACCGATACGTCGCTCAGGAACTCAGCCTGAAGATGGAGCCGGTCGACCCCAAACAGTACGTCCCGCGGTTCGCCTCCGACCTCGAACTCAGCGAGGAGGTGCAGTCGAAGGCAAACGAAATCATCGACGAGACGGCCGAGAAGGGGCTCCTCTCCGGGAAGTCACCCACCGGCTACGCCGCCGCCGCCATCTACGCCGCCTCGCTGCTCTGCAACGAGAAGAAAACCCAGCGCGAAGTCGCCGACGTCGCCCAGGTCACCGAAGTCACCATCCGTAACCGCTATCAGGAGCAAATCGAAGCCATCGGCGTCCGGTAA